In the genome of Altererythrobacter sp. TH136, one region contains:
- the rfbD gene encoding dTDP-4-dehydrorhamnose reductase gives MGRPILVTGAGGQLGRELQRCVAPDGFEVVALGRDALDLADTDAIGEAVASQDWAAIINAGAYTAVDAAEEDMITAWAVNALAPAALARSCAARGIPLVQVSTDYVFCGEGRDAWQVDDPTRPLGVYGASKLGGELAVRTGGVRHAIVRTAWVVSPHGKNFVKTMLRLATEHDSVRVVDDQIGSPTSAADLAEAVLAVAARMATQPDAPDGTFHFCNAGSTSWAGFAAEIFRQSASRGGPSATVEPISTTDYPTAARRPANSVLSTQRIERDYGMVPRSWQIALNDILDELIGVKT, from the coding sequence TTGGGCCGGCCGATCCTGGTGACCGGTGCGGGCGGGCAGCTGGGTCGAGAGCTTCAGCGCTGCGTGGCGCCTGATGGTTTCGAGGTCGTGGCGCTCGGCCGTGACGCGCTCGATCTGGCGGACACCGACGCCATCGGAGAGGCGGTCGCTTCGCAGGATTGGGCGGCGATCATCAACGCCGGCGCCTACACCGCGGTCGATGCAGCCGAGGAGGATATGATCACCGCATGGGCGGTCAACGCGCTTGCGCCGGCCGCTTTGGCACGCAGTTGCGCCGCGCGCGGTATTCCGCTGGTCCAGGTGTCGACCGACTATGTCTTCTGCGGGGAAGGCCGGGATGCCTGGCAGGTCGACGACCCGACCCGTCCGCTCGGTGTCTACGGCGCCTCCAAGCTGGGCGGCGAGCTTGCGGTTCGCACCGGCGGCGTACGCCATGCGATCGTCCGCACCGCATGGGTGGTGTCGCCGCATGGCAAAAATTTCGTGAAGACGATGCTGCGCCTGGCGACCGAGCACGACAGCGTCCGGGTGGTCGACGACCAGATCGGCAGCCCGACGTCCGCCGCCGATCTCGCCGAGGCGGTGCTGGCGGTGGCCGCCCGCATGGCGACCCAGCCCGACGCGCCGGACGGCACATTTCACTTCTGCAACGCCGGGAGCACCAGCTGGGCGGGCTTCGCCGCGGAGATCTTCCGCCAGTCGGCGAGCCGCGGCGGGCCGTCAGCGACGGTCGAGCCGATCTCCACGACAGACTACCCGACGGCCGCTCGGCGCCCGGCGAACTCGGTCCTCAGTACGCAGCGGATCGAGCGCGACTACGGCATGGTGCCGCGATCTTGGCAGATTGCTTTGAACGACATTTTAGACGAATTGATCGGAGTTAAAACATGA
- the rfbA gene encoding glucose-1-phosphate thymidylyltransferase RfbA encodes MKGIVLAGGSGTRLHPATLAVNKQLLPVYDKPMIYYPVSVLMLAGIRDILIISSPEYLDNYRRLFGDGCGFGLRVSYAEQPRPEGLAQAFTIGADFIGDDGVALVLGDNIFFGANLSDLLASAVSRERGATVFSYHVEDPQRYGVVELGADGRALSLEEKPEVPKSNHAVTGLYFYDNKVVEYARSLKPSARGELEITDLNRLYLEAGNLYVEQMGRGYAWLDTGTHDSLLEASEFVRTLQHRQGIQIACLEEIALQMGFITRDQAKVEGQKFAKTPYGQAILRAADGL; translated from the coding sequence ATGAAGGGTATTGTCCTGGCGGGTGGCTCGGGAACGCGTCTGCATCCAGCGACTCTCGCGGTGAACAAGCAGCTGCTTCCAGTCTACGACAAGCCCATGATCTATTATCCAGTGTCAGTACTGATGCTCGCCGGTATTCGCGACATCCTGATTATCTCCTCTCCCGAGTACCTCGATAACTACCGGCGCCTGTTCGGCGACGGGTGCGGGTTTGGTCTTCGCGTGTCGTACGCCGAGCAGCCTCGACCGGAAGGGCTTGCCCAAGCCTTCACCATCGGGGCTGATTTTATTGGGGACGACGGAGTTGCGCTCGTTTTGGGTGACAACATCTTCTTCGGTGCTAATTTGAGTGATCTGCTTGCTAGCGCCGTCTCGCGCGAGCGCGGAGCGACGGTGTTCTCCTACCATGTAGAGGATCCGCAGCGGTACGGGGTCGTCGAGCTTGGTGCGGACGGAAGGGCGCTGTCGCTGGAGGAAAAGCCGGAAGTTCCGAAGTCTAATCACGCGGTCACCGGCCTCTACTTTTACGACAACAAGGTCGTCGAATACGCCCGGTCGCTTAAACCGTCGGCGCGCGGCGAATTGGAGATTACGGATTTAAACCGACTGTACTTGGAAGCAGGCAACCTCTACGTCGAGCAGATGGGCCGCGGTTACGCTTGGCTCGACACGGGGACCCATGACTCGCTTTTAGAAGCGAGTGAATTTGTTCGCACATTGCAACATCGGCAGGGCATCCAGATCGCGTGCCTGGAAGAAATTGCCCTGCAGATGGGCTTCATAACGCGAGACCAAGCCAAAGTGGAAGGGCAGAAGTTTGCGAAGACTCCTTATGGCCAGGCTATTCTCAGGGCTGCCGACGGGCTTTGA
- a CDS encoding glycosyltransferase family 4 protein gives MAVIMNAAFALNNFRGPLIADLVSTGATVYGLAPDFDHYERERLRAIGGTPVDYGLHRTGLNPVRETINFIRLIGILRGLRVDTVLACFIKPAIYGTLAANIVRVPCRQAMIEGLGYAFTDADGASWKRQTLQRIVSFLLSRSIKFAHTVYFLNDEDQQLFIDKRLVRSDTAVRLDGIGVDLDQFRFAPPVSDPVTFLMVARALREKGIYEFIGAAKEIKQDWPTARFVLAGGLDSNPGAVARDQLEQWEREGILTWRGHVDDVSEELKRASVFVLPSWREGSPRSTQEAMAMGRPVITTAAPGAKDTVVEGVNGYLVPVRDPSALASAMRRFLNNPSQIASMGVASRALAESRYDVRQINARILSRMGFH, from the coding sequence GTGGCCGTGATCATGAATGCCGCGTTCGCCCTTAACAACTTTCGCGGACCTCTCATCGCTGACTTAGTGAGTACAGGCGCGACCGTCTACGGTCTTGCTCCCGACTTTGATCACTACGAGCGGGAGAGATTGAGAGCCATCGGCGGGACTCCTGTAGACTACGGCCTCCATCGAACGGGGCTCAATCCTGTTCGCGAAACAATAAACTTCATCCGATTAATCGGGATTTTGAGAGGGTTGAGGGTTGATACTGTCCTCGCATGCTTCATCAAGCCGGCTATCTATGGGACGCTAGCGGCCAATATTGTGAGAGTGCCTTGTCGCCAGGCAATGATAGAGGGTCTTGGTTACGCGTTTACTGATGCCGACGGTGCTTCATGGAAACGTCAAACACTACAACGTATCGTTTCATTTCTTCTGAGCCGGTCAATTAAATTCGCTCACACAGTCTATTTTCTGAATGATGAAGATCAACAACTTTTTATTGATAAAAGGTTAGTCCGCTCAGACACTGCTGTACGTCTAGACGGAATTGGTGTCGATCTCGACCAATTTCGCTTCGCGCCACCAGTGAGCGATCCAGTTACATTTCTAATGGTTGCCCGCGCCCTTCGCGAAAAAGGAATCTACGAGTTTATCGGAGCGGCGAAAGAAATTAAGCAAGATTGGCCCACGGCACGTTTCGTACTTGCGGGAGGTCTCGACAGCAATCCAGGCGCAGTCGCGCGAGACCAACTCGAGCAGTGGGAGAGGGAAGGCATTCTGACGTGGCGCGGCCATGTCGACGACGTTTCTGAAGAGCTCAAGCGCGCGAGTGTCTTTGTTCTGCCTTCATGGCGCGAAGGTTCACCACGCAGCACACAAGAGGCCATGGCCATGGGGCGCCCGGTCATTACAACGGCGGCACCAGGCGCCAAAGATACTGTTGTGGAGGGCGTAAACGGTTATCTTGTGCCGGTGCGCGATCCCAGTGCTTTAGCAAGCGCAATGCGGCGATTCCTAAACAATCCATCGCAGATCGCCAGCATGGGGGTTGCAAGTAGAGCGTTGGCTGAGAGCCGTTATGACGTGCGGCAAATCAACGCGCGGATTCTATCCAGGATGGGCTTTCACTAA
- a CDS encoding glycosyltransferase yields MNVLLVHQNFPGQFKHLAPALASRGNRVEALTFNQAAPLPGVQIHRVVPKLSTETKSPWAQDFETKLIRGEAAFNAAIALRKSGFHPDAIVGHMGWGDTLFLKDVWPAARLGVYCEFFYRAEGGDTAFDHEFQGNDRELPSRIRVKLKTLPQRLHFAMANAGISPTSFQADTYPDEFRKKITVIHDGVDTDDIKPRAGASITLGSGRRFTAEDEIVTFVARNLEPYRGYHIFMRSLPELLRQRPKMHVFLVGGNGVGYGSAPPRSNWRDLILAEVRGALDLSRVHFVGTLDHDTMLELLSISRAHVYLTYPFVLSWSLIEAMALGAPIVASSTAPVREVIEHNEEGLLVDFFDRRGLTEQICRLLDSEDLRSRLGKAARAKVVRQFDLKRVCLPQQIAWTEALVAQEPMRPLFE; encoded by the coding sequence ATGAACGTCCTGCTAGTGCATCAGAATTTTCCAGGGCAATTCAAGCACCTTGCACCTGCCCTGGCAAGTCGAGGAAACAGAGTAGAGGCGCTCACCTTCAACCAAGCCGCCCCCCTGCCTGGTGTTCAAATCCATAGAGTAGTGCCGAAGCTTTCGACTGAAACTAAAAGTCCTTGGGCGCAGGATTTCGAAACCAAACTCATTCGAGGAGAAGCCGCCTTCAATGCGGCGATTGCCCTGCGAAAAAGTGGATTTCATCCCGACGCGATTGTGGGTCACATGGGTTGGGGAGACACCTTATTTCTCAAGGATGTCTGGCCCGCCGCGCGTCTCGGCGTATACTGCGAATTTTTCTATCGTGCCGAAGGTGGTGACACCGCCTTCGATCATGAATTTCAAGGTAACGATCGAGAACTTCCCTCCCGGATCCGGGTTAAACTGAAAACCCTTCCGCAACGCCTGCATTTTGCAATGGCTAATGCCGGAATCTCGCCGACGAGTTTCCAGGCAGATACTTATCCAGACGAGTTTCGGAAGAAAATCACGGTAATACATGACGGCGTCGACACCGATGACATCAAACCGCGTGCGGGGGCGTCCATCACGCTCGGTAGCGGCAGACGCTTTACTGCAGAAGATGAGATTGTGACCTTCGTAGCGCGCAACCTCGAGCCGTACCGCGGTTATCACATCTTCATGCGCTCGTTACCCGAGCTTCTTCGTCAAAGACCCAAGATGCATGTGTTTCTCGTTGGAGGGAACGGTGTTGGCTATGGGTCGGCGCCACCAAGGTCCAATTGGCGAGACCTTATTCTCGCGGAGGTCCGTGGAGCACTCGACCTATCGCGCGTCCATTTTGTCGGCACTCTAGACCATGATACGATGCTCGAACTCTTGTCGATTTCACGTGCTCACGTGTACTTGACCTACCCGTTCGTACTAAGCTGGAGCTTGATAGAGGCAATGGCTCTCGGCGCTCCGATCGTGGCCAGTTCCACTGCGCCTGTACGCGAGGTGATTGAGCATAATGAAGAGGGCCTCCTAGTGGACTTCTTCGACCGGCGGGGTCTGACCGAGCAAATTTGTCGCTTGCTCGACTCTGAAGATCTGCGCTCTCGTCTGGGCAAGGCCGCCCGCGCAAAAGTTGTCCGACAGTTCGATCTAAAGCGCGTGTGTCTGCCGCAGCAGATCGCTTGGACCGAGGCCTTGGTGGCCCAAGAGCCAATGCGTCCCCTTTTCGAGTGA
- a CDS encoding HlyD family type I secretion periplasmic adaptor subunit codes for MGRVIKCCAKSRNLRRLPDMSLDHNTSEAAQDRDFPSQPVGDQSGYIKPASMSNLMLYGTLAFIALLIGWATLTQLDRTVYATGRVVPTAQLQLISNLEGGVVSAILTRAGETVREGEPLIQLDPTASESDFAVGVTSIASLSARIERLRAEITGQRPNFSSARSPAEAQQIEIEQALYRSRQANLSSMQSAANSRITQAERGVAEARANYDAAVAGRDGARQQVAILRPLVASGVEPRLTLIQAERQADMAASQAVAAQASIARASSAVAEAHAAAAQIRQDWQAQAAAELAASQAEAAGRKEAQPALANRLERTIVRAPMTGRVNRVLVNTVGGTARPGEPLVEIVPSRSGLTVEARVLPRDIAFVRIGQRSLIKITSYNYSIYGGLEGKVINISPDSIVDEQSGETYYTVKIGTPENFLLSPSGQRLPIGPGMLADVNLIGDKRSVLSYLLTPFTRLSENAFRE; via the coding sequence ATGGGCCGCGTGATCAAGTGCTGCGCCAAATCTCGCAACCTGCGGCGGCTGCCTGACATGAGCCTAGACCACAATACGAGCGAAGCTGCCCAGGATCGGGATTTTCCCAGCCAGCCCGTCGGTGACCAAAGCGGGTATATAAAACCCGCAAGCATGTCCAATTTGATGCTGTACGGTACGCTTGCGTTTATAGCACTTTTGATTGGTTGGGCCACTCTCACCCAGCTTGATCGAACGGTCTATGCGACCGGTAGGGTCGTGCCCACTGCCCAACTTCAGCTGATTTCTAACCTGGAGGGCGGTGTCGTCAGTGCGATTTTGACCCGTGCGGGCGAAACTGTCCGAGAGGGCGAGCCGCTAATTCAGCTTGATCCTACGGCTTCTGAGAGTGACTTCGCCGTCGGCGTGACTTCAATCGCGTCTCTCAGTGCTCGGATCGAACGCTTGCGGGCCGAGATCACTGGGCAGAGGCCAAACTTCTCATCGGCTCGTTCGCCGGCTGAGGCTCAACAGATAGAAATTGAACAAGCGCTCTACCGATCTCGTCAAGCTAATCTCTCAAGTATGCAGTCGGCGGCGAACTCTCGCATTACGCAGGCAGAACGCGGGGTAGCGGAGGCTCGGGCAAACTATGACGCTGCAGTGGCTGGACGAGATGGTGCTCGGCAGCAGGTCGCAATTCTTCGGCCTCTGGTGGCCAGCGGCGTCGAGCCTCGGCTGACGCTCATTCAAGCTGAGCGTCAGGCAGACATGGCCGCGAGCCAGGCGGTTGCCGCGCAGGCTTCAATCGCCCGGGCTTCCTCAGCGGTTGCTGAAGCTCATGCGGCGGCAGCGCAAATTCGACAAGATTGGCAGGCACAAGCAGCCGCTGAGCTCGCCGCTTCGCAAGCAGAGGCCGCGGGGCGGAAAGAGGCTCAACCGGCGCTTGCAAATCGCCTGGAGCGCACGATTGTGCGTGCCCCAATGACAGGCAGGGTTAATCGGGTGCTCGTCAACACTGTCGGTGGCACAGCTCGGCCGGGTGAACCCTTAGTTGAAATTGTGCCCTCGCGTTCTGGCTTGACGGTTGAAGCGAGAGTTTTGCCGCGGGACATCGCTTTCGTCCGGATTGGCCAGCGTTCGCTGATCAAGATAACTTCTTACAACTATTCGATCTACGGGGGGCTCGAGGGCAAAGTGATAAATATTTCGCCTGACTCAATTGTAGACGAGCAGTCCGGTGAGACCTATTATACGGTAAAGATTGGCACCCCCGAGAACTTTCTGCTCTCGCCAAGTGGCCAGCGGCTGCCGATTGGGCCTGGTATGTTAGCTGACGTGAATTTGATCGGGGATAAGCGGTCGGTCCTGAGCTATCTACTCACTCCCTTCACTCGGCTCTCGGAAAATGCGTTCCGGGAGTGA
- a CDS encoding type I secretion system permease/ATPase: MSDDHLFGAGRKPFAPWLVQPMLKNRAAYTKVAVAAVLINIFGIVSSIFTMTVYDRVLPNNAIASLVGLSIGMAIVIVFDLLLRTLRAYFVDVAGVNVDRSIGEKAFERLIAMRMASRRGSTGALAGTMRELETLRDFFASASLVALVDVPFIFLTLAIIALIGGWMVLIPLAALPIVILAGFLTFPAMDRLATEAMNQGLTKQGVLVETIGGLETIKAIGASNLLKKRWLAAIDSFSVMAIRQRLIATISVNLANAATTIAYTGSIVLGVFLIESRDLTVGGLIACSLLGSRAIAPLTQIAQLLSRLAATRSAYRTLRPFMEQDSELDRTGMLRPTALTGLIEFRNVSFRYPGAKEDALNGINLIIRPGEKVGILGRIGSGKSTLARLALGLYDPTDGIVLLDGTDIRQIEPAVLRAHVGAVLQDNVLISGSIRDNILLDRPNLDDEEMLRVARLTGTHDFIGRIANGYDLQMADRGESLSGGQRQSIALARALAGSPDILIMDEPTSGMDQMSEQFLMQRLAGEFGPRTVAIITHRVSLLRLVERVIIVADGKIQLDGPRDQVLRQISQPAAAA; this comes from the coding sequence ATGTCGGACGATCACCTCTTTGGAGCGGGGCGCAAACCTTTTGCCCCCTGGCTCGTGCAGCCGATGCTCAAAAATCGGGCTGCGTATACCAAGGTCGCCGTGGCGGCAGTGCTGATCAACATCTTCGGTATCGTGTCGTCAATTTTCACGATGACCGTCTACGACCGGGTCCTTCCGAATAACGCGATCGCCTCCCTGGTTGGGCTGTCGATCGGCATGGCGATCGTGATCGTCTTCGACCTGCTGCTGAGGACTTTGCGCGCCTATTTCGTGGACGTTGCGGGCGTCAACGTCGACCGGTCGATCGGCGAGAAAGCTTTTGAGCGACTTATCGCGATGCGCATGGCGTCGCGCAGAGGATCCACCGGTGCGCTCGCCGGCACCATGCGAGAGCTCGAGACATTAAGAGACTTCTTTGCGTCAGCATCGCTTGTCGCTCTCGTCGACGTGCCTTTCATCTTTTTAACGCTGGCGATTATCGCGCTGATCGGTGGCTGGATGGTTTTGATACCCCTGGCTGCGCTTCCAATCGTCATTCTGGCAGGGTTCTTAACATTCCCCGCCATGGACCGCCTGGCGACCGAGGCAATGAATCAGGGACTAACCAAACAAGGCGTCTTGGTTGAGACCATCGGGGGACTGGAAACGATCAAGGCCATCGGCGCTAGCAACCTTCTGAAAAAGCGATGGCTTGCTGCAATCGATAGTTTTTCTGTGATGGCAATCCGCCAGCGCTTGATCGCGACGATCAGCGTGAACCTCGCCAACGCTGCGACCACAATAGCCTATACTGGCTCAATCGTGCTCGGCGTATTTCTAATCGAAAGCCGTGACCTTACGGTCGGCGGCCTGATAGCATGTTCGCTGCTAGGGTCCCGCGCCATTGCTCCCCTGACTCAGATCGCTCAGCTACTTTCGCGACTTGCCGCGACACGGAGCGCTTATCGCACGCTGAGGCCCTTCATGGAGCAGGACAGCGAGCTCGACCGCACGGGCATGCTCCGACCGACGGCCCTGACGGGGCTGATCGAGTTCCGGAATGTGTCGTTCCGCTATCCGGGCGCTAAGGAAGATGCTCTTAATGGCATCAACCTCATCATACGTCCTGGCGAGAAGGTGGGCATTCTGGGACGGATTGGGTCCGGTAAGTCCACCCTCGCTCGGCTTGCGCTCGGCTTGTATGATCCGACCGACGGTATCGTCTTGCTTGATGGAACTGACATCCGCCAAATCGAGCCAGCTGTACTTAGGGCGCACGTCGGCGCCGTCTTGCAGGATAACGTGCTCATCTCCGGTTCCATTCGGGATAACATTCTGCTCGACCGCCCCAACCTCGATGACGAAGAAATGTTGCGAGTTGCGCGACTTACTGGAACGCATGACTTCATCGGCCGCATTGCTAACGGTTACGATCTGCAGATGGCAGATCGCGGTGAGAGTCTGTCGGGAGGGCAGCGTCAAAGCATCGCGCTTGCGCGAGCATTGGCCGGCTCGCCCGATATCCTGATTATGGATGAACCGACGAGCGGCATGGATCAGATGAGCGAACAGTTTCTGATGCAGCGCTTGGCTGGCGAATTTGGCCCACGCACCGTTGCGATCATTACCCATCGGGTATCTCTGCTGCGGTTGGTCGAGAGAGTGATCATCGTAGCCGATGGAAAGATTCAGCTCGATGGGCCGCGTGATCAAGTGCTGCGCCAAATCTCGCAACCTGCGGCGGCTGCCTGA
- a CDS encoding TolC family protein: protein MGLALGATRYSSPSSRRARVSRPMTSSSRRRTPFRPHSRKAAVRDQSTEGPPVGGPSFFPQRTQGPEDGQSFGAWLIGRAGLTVQSGGTYGSTARSMDLREQSTMQTRPRTLIAISLRACLTLALGVEAVVVAQSPTKAEALRGDLMVDARYRLSSRVDLQANQTTSPPPQSESLSQSVDCPSEQRPSVSPPPPVTPTTMANGAVLPDRSPRPMTLDKANDPIFQATSRIAEPVGFRALVQRAVELHPQVKENEGYSEEARYLLRQQEAGLLPSAEINLSYFRVIDRNFESDSLDNILERTRATERADEVISVNQLVTDFGATANRIKAAANRLRAAALGVDNAAEQVALNTVAAWYDVYALRTVLAVTRAYRADQEQSRSAIAQRIEQGASAEVDGALVENAIAQLDIRNARFSQQLAEAEARFTELTGAPPPEGLMRAPELGRIPATVEGARAEAENVTASVAARFQARAAELDAKASRRDLLPSIGASVNAARYGVLESPREYDVVGRVTLRQRLFGGLPQRAAAAGARADAIAARARRVAEENARDAAIAFAKLKALDAQLVSLEAAYMATRATRDATLLRFANSRGTLFDAINASDTFYAAAAAYIEALTNRDTARYELLARTGNLLPALEISSYEIPR, encoded by the coding sequence ATGGGGCTGGCACTGGGAGCGACGCGGTACTCTTCGCCCAGCTCACGCCGGGCACGGGTCTCGCGGCCGATGACTTCCTCCTCACGCCGGCGAACACCATTCCGACCCCACAGCCGTAAGGCAGCGGTTAGGGATCAGAGTACGGAAGGGCCCCCTGTCGGGGGCCCTTCTTTTTTTCCTCAACGCACACAGGGCCCCGAAGATGGACAATCCTTCGGTGCTTGGTTAATCGGTCGTGCAGGGCTTACCGTTCAAAGCGGCGGCACATACGGATCGACTGCACGGTCCATGGACCTTCGAGAACAATCTACTATGCAAACTCGGCCGAGGACACTGATCGCTATCAGTTTGCGAGCATGCCTAACGCTCGCGCTTGGTGTCGAGGCTGTTGTGGTTGCACAGTCCCCAACTAAGGCAGAGGCTCTTCGTGGAGATCTGATGGTTGATGCCCGATATCGGCTGTCCTCTCGTGTAGACCTTCAGGCTAATCAAACAACGTCGCCCCCTCCTCAATCAGAGTCGCTGTCACAGAGCGTCGACTGCCCTTCAGAGCAGCGCCCGTCGGTCAGTCCGCCACCTCCTGTAACTCCCACAACGATGGCTAATGGCGCGGTTCTGCCGGATCGAAGTCCCCGACCTATGACTTTGGATAAAGCGAACGACCCAATCTTTCAGGCGACATCTCGCATCGCTGAGCCCGTGGGATTTCGGGCGCTTGTGCAGCGCGCAGTTGAGCTTCATCCTCAAGTGAAAGAGAACGAGGGGTATTCAGAAGAGGCGCGCTATCTCTTGCGGCAGCAGGAAGCTGGTCTGTTGCCTTCGGCCGAAATTAATCTCTCCTATTTCCGGGTCATCGACCGGAACTTCGAGAGCGACTCGCTCGACAATATCTTGGAGAGGACCCGCGCCACCGAACGAGCGGACGAGGTCATCAGTGTCAATCAACTCGTTACCGACTTCGGAGCTACGGCGAACAGGATCAAGGCTGCTGCCAACCGTCTGCGCGCAGCAGCCCTTGGCGTAGACAATGCCGCCGAGCAGGTCGCACTTAATACCGTTGCCGCCTGGTACGATGTATATGCCCTACGAACAGTTCTCGCGGTCACCCGTGCATATCGCGCGGACCAAGAGCAAAGCCGGAGTGCCATTGCTCAACGAATTGAACAAGGTGCCTCCGCTGAAGTTGACGGCGCACTGGTTGAGAACGCCATTGCTCAGCTCGACATTCGCAATGCGCGATTTTCGCAACAGCTCGCCGAAGCTGAGGCCCGGTTCACGGAACTCACCGGTGCGCCGCCTCCTGAGGGTCTCATGCGTGCTCCCGAGCTCGGGCGCATTCCGGCGACAGTCGAGGGCGCACGGGCAGAGGCCGAAAATGTCACTGCCAGTGTGGCTGCGCGGTTCCAGGCTCGCGCGGCTGAGCTGGATGCCAAGGCTAGCAGGCGTGACCTCCTACCCTCGATCGGAGCATCGGTGAACGCGGCACGCTATGGCGTCCTGGAATCGCCGCGCGAATATGATGTCGTCGGCCGAGTGACCTTGCGTCAACGCCTATTCGGCGGGCTGCCGCAACGGGCCGCGGCGGCGGGAGCCCGGGCAGATGCAATTGCCGCGCGCGCGCGGCGGGTGGCTGAGGAAAACGCACGTGATGCAGCGATCGCCTTTGCTAAGCTCAAGGCCCTGGACGCGCAGCTGGTTTCGCTTGAGGCGGCCTATATGGCGACGCGGGCGACACGTGACGCAACCCTGTTGCGGTTTGCCAATTCTCGCGGAACCCTGTTTGATGCAATAAATGCCAGCGATACCTTCTATGCAGCTGCTGCCGCTTATATCGAGGCTTTGACCAACCGCGACACGGCCCGCTATGAGCTTCTGGCGCGAACAGGAAACCTGCTCCCCGCACTCGAGATTTCCTCTTACGAGATTCCCCGCTAA